A single genomic interval of Terriglobus albidus harbors:
- a CDS encoding AraC family transcriptional regulator — protein MLKHFRIPGRLALKLTELGVSVPDVLRRAGLPRDLFDQVRILVSTGELFALWRAIESVSADPLIGFKLGVETKTERFHPMAIAALSTQNYVAAVEHMARYKKLTAPEEITHTLEGEEFRVGFRWLLSVDDEPQVLTDYCFSWMVTIARHGTGTRLNPIRAEYVHGRANLRAAERSLGCPVLGGAARNLIVFRASDATAPFVTRNAELLDLLAPQFEEQLRQYKEEDSFIELVRSAIQDRLTGQRPSVDSISHVLHMSSRTLQRKLQDSGSSFQRVLDEARHQMARYYLSNSALELNEAAYLLGFEDPNSFGRAFRNWEGMAPRDWRETHRSWKAN, from the coding sequence ATGCTGAAGCATTTCCGGATTCCCGGACGGCTCGCTCTCAAGCTGACAGAGCTGGGGGTTTCCGTTCCAGATGTCCTCCGTCGTGCCGGCCTTCCTCGCGATTTGTTCGATCAGGTACGCATTCTCGTTTCTACGGGCGAGCTCTTTGCGCTCTGGCGTGCGATCGAAAGTGTGAGTGCCGATCCGTTGATCGGTTTCAAACTTGGCGTCGAAACCAAGACCGAACGCTTTCATCCAATGGCGATAGCGGCGTTGTCCACGCAGAACTATGTGGCTGCTGTCGAGCATATGGCTCGGTATAAGAAGCTGACGGCACCCGAAGAAATCACCCACACACTGGAGGGCGAGGAGTTTCGCGTCGGCTTTCGCTGGCTGCTTTCGGTTGATGACGAGCCTCAGGTGCTAACGGACTATTGTTTTTCCTGGATGGTGACGATCGCGCGTCACGGAACTGGAACCCGGCTAAACCCTATACGCGCCGAGTATGTTCATGGGCGTGCCAACCTTCGGGCCGCTGAGCGAAGTCTCGGCTGCCCGGTCTTGGGAGGAGCTGCTCGTAACCTGATCGTATTCCGCGCCTCCGATGCCACTGCGCCGTTTGTGACACGGAATGCCGAACTACTCGACCTCTTAGCGCCTCAGTTTGAGGAGCAGTTGCGGCAGTACAAAGAAGAGGACTCCTTTATTGAGCTCGTACGCAGCGCTATTCAAGACCGATTGACAGGGCAACGACCATCCGTTGATTCCATCTCTCATGTGCTGCATATGAGCTCACGAACATTGCAACGCAAATTGCAGGACTCGGGTTCGAGTTTCCAACGTGTTCTAGATGAAGCGCGTCATCAGATGGCCCGGTACTACCTCAGCAACTCCGCCCTTGAATTGAATGAAGCTGCATACTTACTCGGTTTCGAAGACCCGAACTCTTTCGGACGTGCATTTCGCAACTGGGAAGGGATGGCTCCTCGCGATTGGAGAGAGACGCATCGGTCGTGGAAAGCGAATTGA
- a CDS encoding aldo/keto reductase, with product MQKRKLGKELEVSPLGLGCMSMTSAYGPAADKVEMIQLIRTAYERGVTLFDTAEAYGPFANEDLVGEALQPIRDKVIIATKFGFDIDLETGKRGSGTNSRPEHIKAVADACLKRLRTNHIDLFYQHRVDPDVPIEDVAGAVKGLIAEGKVKYFGLSEAGVQTIRRAHAVQPVTAVQSEYSLFWRGPEEELLPTLEELGIGFVPFSPLGAGFLTGQIDENTKFDPSDFRNYVPRFSPEARKANMVLVHAVKAAADRKGVTPAQIALAWLLAQRPWIVPIPGTTKLHRLEENLGAVNVELSAEDLKQIDGATSKLLLEGARLPEAALKMTGR from the coding sequence ATGCAAAAGCGCAAATTAGGTAAAGAACTGGAAGTCTCGCCACTCGGACTCGGTTGCATGAGCATGACCTCAGCCTACGGCCCGGCAGCCGACAAGGTTGAGATGATCCAGCTAATTCGTACGGCATACGAACGCGGCGTCACACTGTTCGACACCGCAGAAGCTTATGGTCCATTCGCAAACGAAGACCTGGTGGGCGAGGCGCTTCAACCCATCCGCGATAAAGTCATTATCGCGACGAAATTTGGTTTTGATATCGATCTTGAAACCGGTAAGCGTGGTTCTGGAACCAATAGCCGTCCTGAGCATATTAAGGCAGTGGCCGATGCGTGCTTGAAGCGACTGCGAACGAACCACATCGATCTCTTCTATCAGCATCGCGTAGATCCTGACGTACCGATTGAAGATGTTGCAGGCGCCGTTAAAGGACTTATTGCTGAAGGGAAGGTCAAGTACTTCGGATTGTCAGAAGCCGGCGTTCAGACGATCCGCCGTGCGCATGCGGTTCAGCCCGTGACAGCAGTACAAAGCGAGTATTCGCTATTCTGGCGTGGACCTGAGGAAGAGCTTTTGCCAACTCTTGAGGAACTTGGCATCGGCTTCGTCCCATTCAGTCCGCTCGGGGCCGGCTTCCTTACCGGCCAGATCGACGAGAACACCAAGTTCGATCCCAGCGACTTTCGGAACTATGTGCCTCGCTTTTCGCCTGAGGCGCGTAAGGCAAACATGGTTCTAGTCCATGCAGTCAAGGCTGCGGCAGATCGCAAGGGTGTCACGCCTGCACAAATTGCGCTCGCGTGGCTGCTCGCACAGCGACCCTGGATCGTACCGATTCCAGGTACCACCAAGCTTCATCGCTTGGAGGAGAACCTTGGGGCAGTCAACGTAGAACTCTCAGCCGAAGACCTCAAGCAGATCGACGGCGCCACCTCGAAGCTTTTATTGGAAGGCGCACGCTTACCGGAAGCTGCACTCAAGATGACGGGGCGCTAA
- a CDS encoding (R)-mandelonitrile lyase encodes MQIQMALCISLLMVAPTIYAQSSATKDSIVIWRRDSQPSRQAGDEHFTGTVRVDRLFEAKSPARASASLVNFDPNARTAWHTHPLGQVLIVTSGTGRVQRWGDPVEEIRQGDVVWIPPGQKHWHGAGPSGAMAHIAIVEQLDGRSVDWMEKVNDSQYNAPPEDAKSVTSKPRPSQAAIGDFAPKLAQITDDVLYGDVWERPELSKRDRSLITVSALIAMNRPDQLRSHLVRARENGVTQDEVVETITHLAFYAGWPNAVSALSVAKEVFAQK; translated from the coding sequence ATGCAGATTCAAATGGCGCTTTGTATCTCGCTTCTGATGGTCGCACCAACGATATACGCTCAAAGCTCCGCGACTAAAGATTCCATAGTTATCTGGCGTCGCGATTCACAACCCTCTCGCCAGGCTGGAGACGAACATTTCACCGGCACGGTGCGCGTAGATCGTCTCTTTGAGGCGAAAAGTCCTGCACGCGCATCAGCTTCGCTTGTCAACTTCGATCCGAATGCACGCACCGCATGGCACACTCACCCGCTCGGCCAGGTTTTGATCGTGACCTCCGGCACCGGACGCGTTCAGCGATGGGGCGATCCAGTCGAAGAGATTCGCCAGGGAGACGTTGTCTGGATCCCACCCGGTCAGAAGCATTGGCACGGCGCTGGGCCTTCGGGAGCAATGGCACACATCGCCATTGTGGAACAGCTCGATGGCAGGTCTGTGGACTGGATGGAGAAGGTGAACGATTCACAGTACAACGCCCCGCCGGAGGACGCGAAAAGTGTGACTTCCAAGCCCAGGCCCTCCCAGGCTGCAATCGGAGACTTTGCACCCAAGCTGGCTCAGATTACCGACGACGTGCTGTACGGAGATGTCTGGGAGCGTCCAGAGCTATCGAAGCGAGATCGGAGCCTTATCACAGTATCGGCGTTGATCGCCATGAACCGGCCCGACCAGCTCCGCTCGCATCTCGTACGGGCACGAGAAAACGGGGTTACACAGGACGAGGTGGTTGAAACAATTACCCACCTTGCTTTCTATGCTGGATGGCCGAATGCCGTTTCCGCGCTGTCGGTTGCGAAGGAAGTCTTTGCCCAGAAGTAG